One stretch of Natrinema salaciae DNA includes these proteins:
- a CDS encoding metallophosphoesterase family protein: MEGQRLLVMGDNHGDTESLETVVEETEGAEFDYIVHTGDITDAHRRGVGTAADQLRELEPLFADLAERGGLVYIYGNRDSERGGDKHVTDRYELSPGTRLPKGGAVEVAGQRFTADPDDVGDDDVLVTHGQLPEPFYSFDGRAYFCGHTHRGWHRGRALNSAHLKKVQKGYLGAYFIVELDGDGLQVECRGIDESWTAIECPDHSWYGTQFQPEKFGCRLCKFGSAEALREVAWTAYASHVDEPGEDAIDATDLVSGVLALLDGADDAEEQFRAYLDALLEQPGPHDPLQPSDGNPTTLVPR; encoded by the coding sequence ATGGAGGGCCAGCGCCTGCTCGTGATGGGCGACAATCACGGTGACACAGAGTCGCTTGAAACGGTGGTCGAAGAAACCGAGGGCGCCGAGTTCGACTACATCGTTCACACGGGGGACATCACGGACGCGCACCGGCGCGGTGTCGGAACCGCGGCCGACCAGCTCCGAGAACTCGAGCCCCTGTTCGCGGATCTAGCCGAGCGCGGCGGGTTGGTCTACATCTACGGCAACCGGGATAGCGAGCGCGGCGGCGACAAGCACGTCACCGATCGGTACGAGTTGTCTCCCGGTACCCGACTCCCGAAAGGTGGTGCCGTTGAGGTCGCCGGTCAGCGGTTTACGGCCGATCCCGACGATGTCGGCGACGACGACGTGCTGGTCACGCACGGCCAGCTCCCGGAGCCCTTCTACTCGTTCGACGGTCGAGCATACTTCTGCGGGCACACGCACCGTGGCTGGCATCGAGGCCGGGCGCTCAACTCTGCCCATTTGAAGAAGGTGCAGAAGGGGTACTTGGGTGCCTACTTCATCGTCGAACTGGATGGGGATGGCCTGCAGGTCGAATGCCGGGGAATCGACGAGTCGTGGACGGCGATCGAGTGCCCCGACCACAGCTGGTACGGGACGCAGTTCCAGCCCGAGAAGTTCGGCTGCCGCCTCTGCAAGTTCGGGTCAGCGGAGGCGCTTCGAGAGGTGGCGTGGACGGCGTACGCGTCTCACGTCGACGAGCCCGGCGAGGACGCAATCGACGCGACCGACCTCGTGTCCGGCGTCCTTGCGCTCCTTGACGGTGCGGACGACGCCGAGGAGCAGTTCCGCGCGTACCTTGATGCCCTCTTGGAGCAGCCCGGCCCGCACGACCCGCTCCAGCCATCCGACGGCAACCCGACGACACTCGTCCCACGGTGA
- a CDS encoding tyrosine-type recombinase/integrase, with the protein MSDAKLPDGIPLVHDIDAKNLNQLQIKDYRDHRRDVLTWLWQSGKNPDEGKGYSESVVESTAYRLSKIYRWVWEREGYTASLTHEHADEFVDEMKYKDWGDENKNQYVKALKRYMWWQAHEKGADEWEPETTYTPNQTSHHARDYLTLEERQRIRDAGLNYGSIPSYDYVDPDERDRWKIYLAQRFEMPKHEVGREEWEKATSWKVPSLVATGLDTGLRPIEVERARVSWVDTANAVLRIPKEQDSKGTNGGENWTVSLREDTARHLDRWLAERETRPKYDDSDYLWLTSQGNPYGSSALNYLLGKLCDEAGIETENRDISWYSIRHSTGTYMAREEGLAAAQSQLRHRSEQTTMRYDQTPPEDRRDALDRM; encoded by the coding sequence ATGAGCGACGCCAAACTCCCGGACGGCATCCCTCTCGTCCACGACATCGACGCGAAGAACCTCAACCAACTCCAAATCAAGGACTACCGAGACCACCGCCGCGACGTCCTCACGTGGCTCTGGCAGTCGGGCAAGAATCCCGACGAAGGCAAAGGGTACAGCGAGAGCGTAGTGGAGAGCACTGCCTATCGTCTCTCGAAGATCTACCGGTGGGTGTGGGAACGCGAAGGGTACACGGCCTCGTTGACGCACGAACACGCGGACGAATTCGTCGATGAGATGAAGTACAAGGACTGGGGCGACGAAAACAAGAATCAGTATGTGAAGGCCCTCAAACGGTACATGTGGTGGCAAGCGCACGAGAAAGGCGCTGACGAGTGGGAACCTGAAACGACCTACACACCGAACCAGACCTCCCACCACGCTCGCGATTACCTCACGCTCGAGGAACGGCAACGTATCCGTGACGCCGGTCTCAATTACGGTAGTATTCCATCATACGACTACGTCGACCCTGACGAGCGCGATCGTTGGAAGATATACCTCGCACAACGATTCGAAATGCCGAAACACGAGGTCGGACGCGAAGAGTGGGAGAAAGCGACGAGTTGGAAGGTGCCTTCGCTCGTTGCCACCGGTCTGGATACCGGCTTGCGCCCCATCGAAGTCGAACGCGCACGCGTCTCGTGGGTGGACACCGCAAACGCGGTGTTGCGGATCCCAAAGGAGCAGGATTCGAAAGGCACGAACGGCGGTGAAAACTGGACGGTCAGTCTCCGCGAGGACACAGCCCGCCATCTCGACCGCTGGCTCGCCGAACGCGAGACACGTCCCAAGTACGACGACTCTGACTACCTCTGGCTCACGTCACAGGGAAATCCGTACGGCTCGAGTGCTCTCAACTACCTCCTCGGCAAACTCTGCGACGAAGCTGGAATTGAGACGGAGAACCGTGACATCTCGTGGTACTCGATCCGCCATTCCACGGGCACGTATATGGCTCGCGAAGAAGGACTCGCAGCCGCGCAGTCTCAGCTTCGCCATCGCTCCGAGCAGACTACGATGCGTTACGATCAGACGCCGCCAGAGGACAGACGAGACGCCCTTGACAGGATGTGA
- a CDS encoding DUF5814 domain-containing protein produces MAITDKIYIKNHRQLSSQLETNIPKGAFKGATLDMLFQGDGLEKLDDATRDRVLDFTQDFLDCSCDNNPYCGCPERKFIRYLLELRAQGLGPDAIVDVMTDDYMVYAYPGDVLSFLDNGVRTLEAAEGLARVDGADEKRDEIRRAKRELER; encoded by the coding sequence GTGGCCATCACCGACAAGATCTACATCAAGAACCACCGCCAGCTCAGCTCCCAGCTCGAGACGAACATCCCCAAAGGGGCGTTCAAGGGGGCGACGCTGGACATGCTCTTCCAGGGCGACGGCCTCGAGAAGCTAGACGACGCGACTCGAGACCGGGTGCTCGATTTCACGCAGGACTTCCTCGACTGTAGCTGCGACAACAATCCCTACTGTGGCTGCCCCGAGCGGAAGTTCATCAGGTACCTCCTCGAGTTGCGCGCGCAGGGACTGGGCCCGGACGCGATCGTCGACGTGATGACCGACGATTACATGGTCTACGCCTACCCGGGCGACGTTCTCTCCTTCCTCGACAACGGCGTTCGAACGCTCGAGGCGGCCGAAGGGCTCGCCCGGGTGGACGGCGCGGACGAGAAGCGCGACGAGATCCGGCGGGCGAAACGGGAACTCGAGCGATAG
- a CDS encoding ribbon-helix-helix protein, CopG family — protein sequence MGNKNKTISFRVNEDAFEALQAIAEERDISLSAVFRDYVDQLVEHDGQVEVVPEDDLEARANDDEEISFPPTVEVPKRFIREHERLELETEHLREQLDEYKGYVNDLQDRLEDEEDEVLLLDELDDEESYQLR from the coding sequence ATGGGGAACAAGAACAAGACCATCTCGTTCCGGGTCAACGAGGACGCGTTCGAGGCGCTCCAGGCGATCGCCGAGGAACGCGACATCTCGCTGTCCGCCGTCTTTCGGGACTACGTCGACCAGCTCGTCGAACACGACGGCCAGGTCGAGGTCGTCCCCGAGGACGACCTCGAGGCTCGCGCGAACGACGATGAGGAGATCTCGTTCCCGCCGACCGTCGAAGTCCCGAAGCGGTTCATCCGCGAACACGAACGGCTGGAACTCGAGACCGAACACCTCCGCGAGCAACTCGACGAGTACAAAGGCTACGTCAACGACCTGCAGGACCGACTCGAGGACGAGGAGGACGAGGTGCTGCTGCTCGACGAGTTAGACGACGAGGAATCGTACCAGCTGCGGTAG
- a CDS encoding RPA family protein, with translation MSQSELTREVARRVFASEFNDSTYTFKESDDERAPNYALLPTGDRANRVFVAGTLTETEDVGDESEYWRGRVVDPTGTFFVYAGQYQPEAASVLRDTEPPAYVSVVGKPRTYETDDGTVNVSLRPESISVVDDATRDRWVVETAERTLDRIEAFEQWEAEQEAPESGSTAPTNEYAEMARERYDSPVVNYRNDVIQALESLETVEGSDDPEATV, from the coding sequence ATGAGCCAGTCCGAACTCACCCGCGAAGTCGCTCGCCGCGTCTTCGCATCCGAATTCAACGATTCGACGTACACGTTCAAAGAGAGCGACGACGAGCGCGCGCCCAACTACGCCCTGCTCCCGACGGGCGATCGCGCGAACCGCGTGTTCGTCGCCGGAACCCTCACCGAAACCGAGGACGTCGGCGACGAGAGCGAGTACTGGCGCGGCCGGGTCGTCGACCCGACCGGGACGTTCTTCGTCTACGCCGGCCAGTACCAGCCGGAGGCGGCTTCGGTCCTGCGAGACACGGAGCCGCCGGCCTACGTCTCGGTCGTCGGCAAACCCCGCACCTACGAGACCGACGACGGCACCGTCAACGTCTCCCTGCGACCCGAATCCATCTCGGTCGTCGACGACGCCACACGCGACCGCTGGGTCGTCGAAACGGCCGAGCGCACCCTCGATCGCATCGAGGCGTTCGAGCAGTGGGAAGCCGAACAGGAAGCGCCGGAGAGCGGCTCGACCGCACCGACCAACGAGTACGCGGAGATGGCTCGCGAGCGGTACGACTCGCCCGTCGTCAACTACCGCAACGACGTGATCCAGGCCCTCGAGAGCCTCGAGACCGTCGAAGGGAGCGACGACCCGGAAGCGACGGTCTGA
- a CDS encoding replication factor A (Replication protein A protects and stabilize the intermediate ssDNA that is generated by the unwinding action of a DNA helicase at the replication fork. In addition, SSBs prevent the formation of secondary structures by single-stranded template DNA.) yields the protein MSDVRQHADDIHEQFSDHLDVAVEDVEERLTTLVDEYKVPMDEARRSVTNHYLEEAGLEREDISGGDSEAVNVEDVDEPEEWIDLTAKVIELWDPRSDSVAQVGLLGDPTGTIKFTKWAKSDLPALEEGGVYELRNVVTDEYQGRYSVKLNSTTVIEELDEDLEVGDDTSEIEGALVDMQSGSGLIKRCPVEDCTRVLQNGRCNEHGEGDGEFDLRIKAVVDDGIDAHEVIFDKDATEALTGLSLEEAKDMAMDALDTTVVADEIAADIVGTYYRIEGPTFGRYVLADDVEELDGPADPEELLIKARSM from the coding sequence ATGAGCGACGTACGACAACACGCGGACGACATCCACGAGCAGTTTTCGGACCACCTCGACGTCGCCGTCGAGGACGTCGAAGAGCGCCTGACTACGCTCGTCGACGAGTACAAAGTACCGATGGACGAGGCGCGCCGGAGCGTCACCAACCACTACCTCGAAGAGGCCGGCCTCGAACGAGAGGACATCTCGGGGGGCGACAGCGAGGCCGTCAACGTCGAGGACGTCGACGAACCCGAGGAGTGGATCGACCTGACGGCCAAGGTCATCGAACTCTGGGATCCCCGCAGCGACTCGGTCGCGCAGGTCGGCCTGCTCGGCGATCCGACGGGGACGATCAAGTTCACCAAGTGGGCCAAATCCGACCTTCCCGCGCTCGAGGAAGGCGGTGTCTACGAGCTTCGGAACGTCGTCACCGACGAGTACCAGGGCCGGTACTCCGTCAAACTCAACTCGACGACAGTCATCGAGGAACTCGACGAGGACCTCGAGGTCGGCGACGACACCAGCGAGATCGAGGGCGCACTGGTCGACATGCAAAGCGGCAGCGGTCTCATCAAACGCTGTCCGGTGGAGGACTGTACCCGCGTCCTCCAGAACGGCCGCTGTAACGAACACGGCGAGGGCGACGGCGAGTTCGACCTCCGGATCAAGGCCGTCGTCGACGACGGCATCGACGCTCACGAGGTCATCTTCGACAAGGATGCGACCGAAGCGCTGACCGGCCTGAGTCTCGAGGAAGCCAAGGACATGGCGATGGACGCGCTCGATACGACCGTCGTCGCCGACGAGATCGCCGCGGACATCGTCGGCACCTACTACCGCATCGAGGGGCCGACCTTCGGTCGGTACGTCCTGGCCGACGACGTCGAGGAACTCGACGGGCCGGCGGATCCCGAGGAACTGCTGATCAAAGCGAGGTCGATGTAA
- a CDS encoding dihydrodipicolinate synthase family protein translates to MAIRDALRGITCPTVTPFDEGSIDESALADLVAHLHEGGIDAIFPCGTTGEFPALTAEEHRRVVEATVDHADVPVVAGAAATSVGETVAAIDRAAEAGADAAAIVAPYFTTATAPDGNRQFFEAVLADASLPVLLYNIPQCTGQRIEPETVAAVADHDRTIGIKDSSGDLAYFLSVLEKTPDEFLCLQGYDALLVPALRMGADGGINALSNVVPEVLQAAFERAADERGRELQRDAISPLFEACTTHGFAPATKTALTERGVVPTDEVRPPLVPVDDGGTEAISDAVEAALDSSDR, encoded by the coding sequence ATGGCTATCCGCGATGCACTCCGAGGGATCACCTGCCCGACGGTGACCCCGTTCGACGAGGGGTCGATCGACGAGTCGGCGCTCGCCGACCTGGTCGCACACCTCCACGAGGGCGGTATCGACGCGATCTTCCCCTGCGGGACGACCGGCGAGTTCCCGGCGCTGACGGCCGAGGAGCACCGCCGCGTCGTCGAGGCGACCGTCGACCACGCCGACGTCCCCGTCGTCGCGGGGGCCGCCGCGACGAGCGTCGGCGAAACGGTCGCGGCTATCGACCGCGCCGCCGAAGCCGGTGCCGACGCCGCCGCGATCGTCGCCCCCTACTTCACCACCGCGACCGCGCCGGACGGGAACCGGCAGTTCTTCGAGGCCGTTCTCGCGGACGCCTCGCTCCCCGTCCTGCTGTACAACATCCCCCAGTGTACCGGCCAGCGCATCGAACCCGAGACCGTCGCCGCCGTCGCGGACCACGACCGGACGATCGGAATCAAGGACTCGAGCGGCGACCTCGCGTATTTCCTGTCCGTGCTCGAGAAGACGCCCGACGAGTTCCTGTGTCTGCAGGGGTACGACGCCCTGCTGGTGCCCGCCCTGCGGATGGGTGCCGACGGCGGGATCAACGCGCTGTCGAACGTCGTCCCCGAGGTCCTGCAAGCGGCGTTCGAGCGCGCCGCGGACGAGCGCGGGCGCGAACTACAGCGCGACGCGATCTCGCCGCTGTTCGAGGCGTGTACGACCCACGGCTTCGCGCCGGCGACGAAGACGGCGCTGACCGAACGCGGCGTCGTTCCCACCGACGAGGTCCGCCCGCCGCTGGTCCCCGTCGACGACGGCGGCACCGAAGCGATCAGCGACGCCGTCGAGGCAGCACTCGACAGCAGCGATCGGTAG
- a CDS encoding DUF7091 family protein, producing the protein MADRRQLERFLRSTLQEAGEQFEELRRSTDEQLEEARDSYEVAKNARGLPSDEAGRVKIVCRRYAEQRAAKLDEEYRPACYEAGHPDCEGCAEDVRDGRIETW; encoded by the coding sequence ATGGCGGATCGGCGTCAGCTCGAGCGGTTCCTCCGATCGACGCTCCAGGAGGCAGGCGAGCAGTTCGAGGAGCTTCGCAGATCGACCGACGAGCAACTCGAGGAGGCCCGCGATTCGTACGAAGTGGCAAAGAACGCCCGCGGACTCCCCTCGGACGAGGCGGGGCGGGTGAAGATCGTCTGTCGGCGCTACGCCGAACAGCGGGCGGCGAAGCTCGACGAGGAGTACCGACCGGCCTGTTACGAGGCGGGCCATCCCGACTGCGAGGGGTGCGCGGAGGACGTCCGGGACGGGCGGATCGAAACCTGGTGA
- a CDS encoding mannose-1-phosphate guanylyltransferase: MDRPVVACVLAGGTGSRLYPASRSDRPKQFLALDGEESLLARTMDRTAFADERYVLTRASLADDIHEHAPEAGVLIEPDGKDTGPALVYAAWRLRERFDEEPVLVCLPSDHHVADDGAFAARLERAAAIAVKTDGLVTLGVEPTRPATGYGYIVPARSDLGGDGAYAPVDRFTEKPDRETAARLVDAGAYWNAGVFAWTPSALLREARESPLAPLVSALEDGDPDGGFDAVESVSVDYAILERATDAVVTPLSIAWDDLGTWDAVGRAVAAADADDAGNDPVVGGVLSIDATNNVVAAPDSHVSLLAVDDLIVAAFDDRILVAPRDAAQRVRDVVARLRERDAF, from the coding sequence ATGGACCGACCAGTCGTCGCCTGCGTCCTCGCTGGCGGCACCGGCAGTCGGCTCTACCCCGCGAGCCGCAGCGATCGGCCCAAACAGTTTCTCGCCCTCGACGGCGAGGAGTCGCTGCTCGCCCGGACGATGGACCGAACCGCGTTCGCCGACGAGCGCTACGTTCTGACTCGCGCGTCCCTCGCCGACGACATTCACGAGCACGCGCCGGAAGCGGGCGTGTTGATCGAACCAGACGGCAAGGACACCGGCCCGGCGCTGGTCTACGCCGCCTGGCGGCTCCGCGAGCGGTTCGACGAGGAGCCCGTGCTCGTCTGTCTGCCCAGCGACCACCACGTCGCCGACGACGGCGCGTTCGCCGCCCGACTCGAGCGCGCGGCCGCGATCGCCGTCAAAACGGACGGGCTGGTCACGCTGGGCGTCGAGCCGACGCGGCCGGCGACCGGATACGGCTATATCGTCCCCGCTCGGAGCGATCTCGGCGGCGACGGCGCGTACGCACCTGTCGACCGATTCACGGAGAAACCCGACCGCGAGACGGCGGCGCGACTCGTCGACGCCGGCGCGTACTGGAACGCCGGCGTCTTCGCGTGGACACCCAGTGCGCTGTTGCGGGAAGCGCGCGAGTCTCCACTCGCGCCCCTGGTGTCGGCGCTCGAGGACGGCGATCCCGACGGGGGGTTCGACGCGGTCGAGTCGGTCAGCGTGGATTACGCGATCCTGGAGCGCGCCACGGACGCTGTCGTCACCCCGCTGTCGATCGCGTGGGACGACCTCGGAACGTGGGACGCCGTCGGGCGGGCGGTCGCGGCCGCCGACGCCGATGACGCCGGTAACGATCCCGTCGTCGGGGGCGTCCTCTCGATCGACGCGACGAACAACGTCGTCGCCGCGCCCGACTCACACGTCTCGCTGCTCGCGGTCGACGACCTGATCGTCGCCGCGTTCGACGATCGGATTCTGGTCGCCCCGCGCGACGCCGCACAGCGAGTTCGCGACGTAGTCGCGCGACTTCGCGAGCGCGACGCGTTCTGA
- a CDS encoding CbaC protein, which translates to MRISKGALLVVVAFLVPFVVELRTALSWVGIKLSVLESVGLAGLFVLAIVAWAVWSPNGDAEAEPSRSS; encoded by the coding sequence ATGCGCATCTCGAAGGGCGCGTTGCTCGTCGTCGTTGCCTTCCTCGTCCCGTTCGTCGTCGAGCTCCGGACCGCCCTCTCGTGGGTCGGGATCAAGCTCTCGGTCCTCGAGTCGGTCGGGCTCGCCGGCCTGTTCGTCCTCGCGATCGTCGCCTGGGCGGTGTGGTCGCCGAACGGCGACGCGGAGGCCGAACCGTCCCGCTCGAGCTAG
- a CDS encoding b(o/a)3-type cytochrome-c oxidase subunit 1, protein MRNAYIDQFPTEAKVIKAAFWSSFIALAIGGTLGLVQALHRTAVFRFLESPDYYTVLTAHGVLLAITFTIFFLVGIFTWAVTTSLERGVVDIRFTWSWYGMMVVGTVLVGVTIFSGFLEDAPEVLGAPLNADVLFTFYAPLQAHPIFYVGLVLFVVGSWLAGVDWFRTWWAWRSDHPDDRIPLPTFMVLTTTLFWYICTLGVAIAILVFLLPWSLGIVDSVNPLLTRTLFWYFGHAVVYFWLMPAYMMWYIMLPKLSGGKLFSDPLARVVFVLFLLLSTPLGIHHQYLDPGIAEGYKFIAMTNTMFLLLPSLLTAFTVVASMEHGARQRGGEGYLGWLKALPWRDPVFTGMALAGLMFAAAGFSGMINAGMNINYLVHNTWWVVGHFHLTVGTAVALTFMAASYWFLPQLTGKELWNRSVAQVQVLLWFIGMTFMSNAMHRSGLFGMPRRTAEPQYQGFEFEPAVGTVSEINTQVALGGVILTVSLALFLANMVMTSFNDTSDSIPDNTYADTLSGPEDSPAILDNLALWTGIAIVLVIFAYTLPMASIVDAGGLFGPGIDGFQVSIGADPTVTVESLREVIG, encoded by the coding sequence ATGCGTAACGCCTACATCGACCAGTTCCCGACCGAGGCGAAGGTGATCAAGGCGGCGTTCTGGAGCTCCTTCATCGCGCTCGCGATCGGCGGGACGCTCGGGCTCGTGCAGGCGCTCCACCGGACGGCGGTCTTCCGGTTCCTCGAGTCGCCGGACTACTACACCGTGTTGACCGCCCACGGCGTGTTGCTGGCGATCACGTTCACGATCTTCTTCCTCGTGGGGATCTTCACTTGGGCGGTGACGACCAGCCTCGAGCGCGGCGTCGTGGACATCCGCTTTACCTGGAGCTGGTACGGAATGATGGTGGTCGGGACGGTGCTCGTCGGCGTCACGATCTTCTCCGGGTTCCTCGAGGACGCGCCGGAGGTGCTCGGCGCACCGCTGAACGCGGACGTGCTCTTCACGTTCTACGCACCGCTGCAGGCCCACCCGATCTTTTACGTCGGGCTGGTGCTGTTCGTCGTCGGCTCCTGGCTCGCCGGCGTCGACTGGTTCCGGACGTGGTGGGCCTGGCGCAGCGACCACCCGGACGACCGGATCCCGCTGCCGACGTTCATGGTGTTGACGACGACGCTGTTCTGGTACATCTGTACGCTCGGCGTCGCCATTGCGATCCTCGTGTTCCTGCTGCCGTGGTCGCTGGGGATCGTCGACTCCGTCAACCCGCTGCTGACCAGGACGCTCTTCTGGTACTTCGGCCACGCCGTCGTCTACTTCTGGCTGATGCCGGCGTACATGATGTGGTACATCATGCTGCCGAAGCTCTCCGGCGGGAAGCTGTTCAGCGATCCGCTCGCACGCGTCGTCTTCGTGCTCTTCCTGTTGCTCTCGACGCCGCTCGGGATCCACCACCAGTATCTGGACCCGGGCATCGCGGAGGGGTACAAGTTCATCGCGATGACGAACACGATGTTCCTGCTGTTGCCCAGCCTGCTCACCGCCTTTACCGTCGTCGCCAGCATGGAACACGGCGCGCGCCAGCGCGGCGGTGAGGGCTACCTCGGGTGGCTCAAAGCGCTCCCGTGGCGCGATCCGGTGTTCACCGGGATGGCACTCGCGGGGCTCATGTTCGCCGCGGCCGGCTTCTCCGGCATGATCAACGCGGGAATGAACATCAACTACCTCGTCCACAACACGTGGTGGGTCGTTGGCCACTTCCACCTCACCGTCGGCACCGCCGTCGCGCTGACGTTCATGGCCGCGTCCTACTGGTTCCTCCCGCAGTTGACCGGCAAGGAGCTCTGGAACCGCTCGGTCGCCCAGGTGCAGGTCCTGCTCTGGTTCATCGGCATGACCTTCATGTCGAACGCGATGCACCGCTCCGGGCTGTTCGGGATGCCCCGCCGGACCGCCGAGCCGCAATATCAGGGCTTCGAGTTCGAGCCCGCCGTCGGCACCGTCAGCGAGATCAACACGCAGGTCGCCCTCGGCGGTGTGATCCTGACCGTGTCGCTGGCCCTGTTCCTCGCGAACATGGTCATGACCTCGTTCAACGACACCAGCGATTCGATCCCCGACAACACCTACGCCGATACGCTCTCCGGCCCGGAGGACTCGCCGGCGATCCTCGACAACCTCGCGCTCTGGACCGGGATCGCGATCGTCCTCGTGATCTTCGCGTACACGCTCCCGATGGCGAGCATCGTCGACGCCGGGGGGCTGTTCGGGCCCGGCATCGACGGCTTTCAGGTCTCTATCGGAGCCGATCCCACGGTCACCGTCGAGTCGCTCCGCGAGGTGATCGGCTAG
- a CDS encoding cytochrome c oxidase subunit II, which produces MNIHTYEKIWLIASMVLIVGFIATITYGAVGPGIAMIDDDGGTIDPAEINDDERFDDPGVEHVGGNEYEANIVAQTWLYTPEEIEVPANSEVTFYVTSRDVTHSFSVVGTNINTMVVPGQVSEMTVQFDEPGEYGILCNEYCGEYHHTMEGKLTVVPEDEFDLTELSVDAPDEVDAGNETTINATVSNGMQTDLETTATLEIGNQTSEEAITVSGDSSETVEFAVDTDELGPGDNDWTVTVDDYEKSGTLSVVAADGGDDGSDGGDGDA; this is translated from the coding sequence ATGAACATCCACACGTACGAGAAAATCTGGCTGATCGCGTCGATGGTGCTGATCGTCGGCTTCATCGCGACGATCACGTACGGCGCGGTCGGTCCCGGTATCGCGATGATCGACGACGACGGCGGCACGATCGATCCCGCCGAGATCAACGATGACGAGCGCTTCGACGACCCCGGCGTCGAACACGTCGGCGGCAACGAGTACGAGGCAAACATCGTCGCACAGACGTGGCTGTATACGCCGGAGGAGATCGAAGTCCCGGCCAACAGCGAGGTGACGTTCTACGTCACGAGCCGGGACGTGACGCACAGCTTCTCGGTCGTCGGGACGAACATCAACACGATGGTCGTCCCCGGACAGGTGTCCGAGATGACCGTCCAGTTCGACGAACCGGGCGAGTACGGTATCCTCTGTAACGAGTACTGCGGGGAATATCACCACACGATGGAGGGGAAACTGACTGTCGTCCCCGAAGACGAGTTCGACCTGACCGAACTGTCGGTCGACGCTCCCGACGAGGTCGACGCGGGCAACGAGACGACGATCAACGCGACCGTGAGCAACGGCATGCAGACCGACCTCGAGACGACCGCGACCCTCGAGATCGGCAACCAGACGTCCGAGGAAGCCATCACGGTCTCGGGAGACAGCAGCGAAACCGTCGAGTTCGCGGTCGACACCGACGAGCTAGGACCGGGCGACAACGACTGGACGGTGACCGTCGACGACTACGAGAAGAGCGGGACACTCTCGGTTGTGGCCGCCGATGGCGGTGACGACGGGTCCGACGGAGGTGACGGCGATGCGTAA
- a CDS encoding cytochrome-ba3 oxidase subunit yields the protein MFLETVSPRLAATAGALAVVPVLVYGVTNSGIAGLVSAVNVALIIGSLYVAMSPLEGPHDDHADDGNGTVS from the coding sequence ATGTTCCTCGAGACAGTCTCGCCGCGGCTCGCGGCGACCGCGGGAGCACTCGCAGTCGTGCCGGTGCTCGTCTACGGAGTTACCAACTCGGGAATCGCCGGTCTCGTCAGCGCGGTCAACGTGGCGCTCATCATCGGCTCGCTGTACGTCGCCATGTCGCCGCTCGAGGGACCGCACGACGACCACGCCGATGACGGCAACGGAACCGTCAGCTGA